The Chitinimonas arctica region CCAGGCATTCAGGGCGCGCGATGCTATCAGGAATCCGCACGGGAACTCGGCGGTCGAGTGGACTGAAAACCAAGCTGCAGCTTGCTCTCAGGGGAAGTCGGCAAAAGCCGTTGAAGTATTTACCTGGAACGCATAAGGAGGTGCGGGAAGGCAGCGTTGCAAAATTCCTACAAGCTCCCGGACGTGGGGACCGAAAAAACCCAAGCCTACCTTTTTAAGGTCCTGCAAGCCCTCGTGCAAGCCTCAAACCTGCCCCAAAAACCAATTGACGATATAGAAGTGATCTTCGAACAACTGCTCTTCCATGCGGTTGAACTCGAATAGCGGCACCCACTTGGCTCGTTCGGTATCCTCGTCGCCGCGGACCTTGGGCAGGCCTTCGCTGGTGGGAGCCAGCTCGATCAGATAGGCATGGGTGATGGTACGGCCGCGCAGCGAACGCTGCGGGTGGTCGAATACGCGGTTGGCACGGATGGAACCGGCCAGTACCGGCGCGGGGACCTTGAGACGGCTTTCTTCCTTCAATTCGCGTATCACCGCGTCCTTGATGCGCTCGTCCGGATGCACGAACCCGCCGGGCAAAGCCCACAAGCCCTTGCCGGGCGGCGAACGGCGCCGCACCAACAATACGTGGCCAGAGTGGATCACCACGGCATCGACCTGGACAAAGGTGGGCGGATAGGGCGCGGCGGCCCAGCTTTGCCGGTAGCGTTTGACGAATAGGTACTCGCCCTGCAGATTGGCGAAGGTCTCGGTCTGGCGGAATGCATCCAGGCTGGCGAAAACCGGCGCAGGCAAGAGATTGGCGCAGGCGGGCCAGTCGTCGGCCCGCTCCGGGTCGAAAAAGGCATGGCGGATGCGCGAAGCGTGGACATCGGGTAATTCCGGCGCTTCGACCCGTTGCCACTGCGGAAACAGGTCCAGGTACTCGGCATTGCCCTTCTTGGCGCCCCGGGGCGGCCCGACGATGCCGATACGGAATTGCGCCTGGCGGCTGCCCACGTCGGAATTGTCCACCGCGATGACCCGATCCACCAGGTTCTGTACTTCGGTCAGCCATTGCTGGTCGTTGTACATGCGGTCGGAGATCCCCACCACGAACACCCGCCGCCCCACCTCTTCCGGCAGCGACATGCGGATCAGCGCCTCGCGGTCGTCCACCGTCCACGGATGGTTGGGCGAGCGGGCCTGGCGCGCCGAGCCGCATAGCACGATTACTTTGTCGGCCCGCTCCAGCGCGTGCTGCAGCGTCCATAGGTGGCCATTATGAAAGGGCTGGAAACGGCCGATGAAGATCAGGTAGTCGAATTCGCGCATGGCCATGATTCTGGTTGAGAAGCGGCAAGGACAAACGGGCCGGCCTTACCGGCCCGAACGGCACACTACCCGGCCGATGGCCAAGAGAAAAGCCTCAGACTGCGACCGCCAGTGGCTTTTCCATGGCGGCTTCCCTTGCCTGCGCCTCGCTGAAGGCCAGCATGCGCTCGATGGGCAGGCGGGCAGCGTCCATCTGCTCGGGCGTCAGGTAGTCGATCACGGTCCCCTCGCCTGCCTGGGCACGCTGGACCCGCTCGACATTGTTCAACTTCATATAGGGGCACTGGTTACACTGGCAACCGGCATAGATCGGCGCCTGCACGATCTTCAAGTCCGGCCTGGCCAAGCCCATGTTGTAGAGAATGCCGTCTTCGGTCGCGACAAAAATGGTCGCGTCGGGCTCTCGATCGAAAGACTTGATCCAGTTGAGCATGCCCGAGGTGGAGCCCACATAGTCGGCGCGCTTCAGCACCGGCAGCGGGCTTTCCGGATGGGCGATCAGATAGCTGGGGCCGTCCACGGCCGCCATGCCCTGGTTCAGGGCCTGCTCGTTGAATTTATCGTGCACCTCGCATACCGCCGACCAGAGCGGCATATCGTAGCCGTACTGATAGTTCAGGTAAGCACCCATATTGCGGTCCGGCGAGAAGATCACCTGTTTACCCTGGGCATACAGGTGGGCAATGATATCGTCCACGTTCCGGCTGGTGACGATCCAGTCGCTGAGCGCCTTGTGCTCGGCGGAACTGTTGATATACGACACATGCACATGGTCCGGATAGCGTTCGCGCCAGGCTTTGAGCCGCTTTACATCGGTCTGCGTCACCAGCGAGCAGGTCGAGCCGGCATCCGGCAGGATCACGGTGGCATTCGGATTGAGAATCTTGGCCGTCTCCGCCATGAACCGCACGCCGGCAAAGACAATGATGTCGGCCTGGGCATCGCGGGCATAGAGAGAGAGTTCCAGGCTGTCGCCGACCTTGTCGGCCATTCGCTGGATTTCTGGCGCGGTATAGTAGTGCGCCAGCGTGATAACGCGCTGAGACATGGGAAATCCTCCCGGCTGAAAAACCGCCTTTCCGGCGGCAAGGGGCCCGATTGCTCGGACGGTTCTTGCAGGCTGCAGGCGGAATCCCCGCCCATACGACCGCAGCACGGCAACACCATAACAAAATCAACGGCTTTGATCCAGCCAACTACGCACACACTCGCCCTGCTTCATGCCTTGGTGTAGGGTTGGATCGATCCCGCAATTACCTTGTCCAATCCCTTCATCCCGGCGAATTGAACCAAGCGAGTGTACCAGGCATGTTAATGAGCTTCGATACCGCCCTGGCCAGCCTGCTGGCCGCGGCAGAAACGCCGTCCGAACATACCGGCGACTGCGAATCCCTGGCCTTGGCCGACTGCGACGGCCGAGTGCTGGCCCAGGCCCTGGTCGCGCCCATCGCGGTGCCGGCCTTCGACAACAGCGCGATGGACGGCTATGCCGTTCACCTGGCCGATTTCGATGCCATTCCGATCAGCCTGCCGGTGGTACAGCGTATCGCCGCCGGCAGCCAGGGGCTGCCCCTGGCGCCAGGCAGCGCCGCCCGTATCTTTACCGGCGCACCGGTACCGGCAGGCTGCAACGCCGTGGTGCCGCAGGAAGACACCCAGGCGGACGGCGATACGGTCCGGTTGCTGGCGTCAATCAGGAACGGCCAGCATATCCGCCATGTCGGCGAGGATATCGCCCTGGCCGACACCGTTATTGCAGCCGGCCAGGTCCTGGCGCCGCAGCATCTGGCCTTGGCCGCCTCCATCGGCATTGCCCACCTGACCGTCCGGACGCGGTTGCGGGTCGGCCTGCTCTGTACCGGCGATGAGCTGGTACAGCCCGGCCAGCCCCTGCCGCCGGGAGGCGTCTACAATTCCAACCAGTTCGCCATCGCCACCCTGCTGGCCCGGCTCGGCTGCCGGGTACGCGACTACGGCAAGGTGGTCGATACCTACGAGGCTACCGTCGCGGCAATGCGCCTGGCCGCCTCGGAAAACGATGTGGTCATCAGTTGCGGCGGGGTATCGGTGGGAGAGGAAGACCATGTCAAGGCAGCCGTTTCGGCACTGGGCCGCCTCGACCTGTGGCGCATCGCCATCAAGCCCGGCAAGCCGCTGGCCTTCGGCAAGCTGGGCCAGGCCGACTTTATCGGCCTGCCGGGCAATCCTGTCAGCGCCTTTCTGACCTTTGTGCTGCTGGCGCGACCGTTTCTGCTTAAACGCATGGGCGCCGATGTGTCCGCACCCAGAGCCATCCATGTCCCGGCCGACTTCGCCTGGCCAGGCGCCGGCCAGCGCCGTGAATTTTTGCGGGCCAGGCTGGTCGGAGGGGACGACGGCAGGCTGCTCGCGCAGCTTTATCCCAGCCAAGGTTCGGCGGTGATGAGCGGGCTCGCCTGGGCGGACGGCCTGGTCGATGTGCCCGCCGGTGGACGTATCGAAACCGGCGACAGCGTACGCTACCTACCCCTGGAACAATTGACGGGCTAGCACCGCGCGATCGCCGCGGCCAATTCAATCCTGT contains the following coding sequences:
- a CDS encoding bifunctional nicotinamide-nucleotide adenylyltransferase/Nudix hydroxylase translates to MREFDYLIFIGRFQPFHNGHLWTLQHALERADKVIVLCGSARQARSPNHPWTVDDREALIRMSLPEEVGRRVFVVGISDRMYNDQQWLTEVQNLVDRVIAVDNSDVGSRQAQFRIGIVGPPRGAKKGNAEYLDLFPQWQRVEAPELPDVHASRIRHAFFDPERADDWPACANLLPAPVFASLDAFRQTETFANLQGEYLFVKRYRQSWAAAPYPPTFVQVDAVVIHSGHVLLVRRRSPPGKGLWALPGGFVHPDERIKDAVIRELKEESRLKVPAPVLAGSIRANRVFDHPQRSLRGRTITHAYLIELAPTSEGLPKVRGDEDTERAKWVPLFEFNRMEEQLFEDHFYIVNWFLGQV
- the nadA gene encoding quinolinate synthase NadA, with product MSQRVITLAHYYTAPEIQRMADKVGDSLELSLYARDAQADIIVFAGVRFMAETAKILNPNATVILPDAGSTCSLVTQTDVKRLKAWRERYPDHVHVSYINSSAEHKALSDWIVTSRNVDDIIAHLYAQGKQVIFSPDRNMGAYLNYQYGYDMPLWSAVCEVHDKFNEQALNQGMAAVDGPSYLIAHPESPLPVLKRADYVGSTSGMLNWIKSFDREPDATIFVATEDGILYNMGLARPDLKIVQAPIYAGCQCNQCPYMKLNNVERVQRAQAGEGTVIDYLTPEQMDAARLPIERMLAFSEAQAREAAMEKPLAVAV
- a CDS encoding molybdopterin molybdotransferase MoeA — translated: MSFDTALASLLAAAETPSEHTGDCESLALADCDGRVLAQALVAPIAVPAFDNSAMDGYAVHLADFDAIPISLPVVQRIAAGSQGLPLAPGSAARIFTGAPVPAGCNAVVPQEDTQADGDTVRLLASIRNGQHIRHVGEDIALADTVIAAGQVLAPQHLALAASIGIAHLTVRTRLRVGLLCTGDELVQPGQPLPPGGVYNSNQFAIATLLARLGCRVRDYGKVVDTYEATVAAMRLAASENDVVISCGGVSVGEEDHVKAAVSALGRLDLWRIAIKPGKPLAFGKLGQADFIGLPGNPVSAFLTFVLLARPFLLKRMGADVSAPRAIHVPADFAWPGAGQRREFLRARLVGGDDGRLLAQLYPSQGSAVMSGLAWADGLVDVPAGGRIETGDSVRYLPLEQLTG